The segment ataggggtaggattTACGTGCATGTGTTCATAGAGGTGAGTGCGCGTACGTTATGAGTGtttgcgttgtactgtgtaattctcaaaaaaaaattaattaactaattaattaattcgtcTTAGCTTGGGTCTAAGATAGACATTTCTAATTTCGACTATCAATTCATGTTAATTAATTtagtttaataaaataaaaattatatggtATGAAGAAAGTATTTCACATAGtatatccaaaaatataaattaatattgtGATGTTAAACTGTatatatctttatctttataaTTTAATGATCGACTTATAAACAAAAGCTAAAACGGTAACTATTTTAAAAGAGATGAAATACTATAGTTTTGGTACATCAAAATGATATTGTAGATTATCTAATATactaatctaattgtttagCCTAAACATTACCGTCCTACTCCTAATGCGGAATTTAAAGGTGAAAAACTGACAGGTTGCAGGTACCTTGAAAAACCATTAGTGCAATACTTGTTGTTTCCTCCACAATGTGTAGGGTGGAAGTAAAGGGAGCAGTTCCTCGAATCGCTTCAGCGTCTATTGGTGTAGAAGTAGTTGTAGCAGTAACGCGGTCGAAGTGATCTCCGGTTTGATTCCAAAGAGGCCTTCTGATGGCCATCTACAATACCTTAGGATAATTGCAAGTTCTCCCTCCAACACAAGTAATCGGGGTCGTAAGAGGTTTTAGGGTTTTGAGGAGAAGATGATTGTGAAATGACTGTCACCACACACGACATTGATCTCCCCTATTAATATGGTGCTAAGGGAGGAGGGCGAGTTTTGGCATTACCGATCAATGTGTTAGGTTGTGTTTCTCAAGTGAAGATTTCCAACCTCCACTCCATCGTTTACCACgtgcacgcttcccgaactaaACGGTGcgatttttacaaaaatttctatagataagttattgtaaaaaaatcatattaatatatttttcaagtttttttagctaatatttaattaatcatgtgctaataagtAAAAAATGCTTTCACGATATTCCTGTAACTTTTTGTGACCTTACTAAAATCCTATTAAAATCTTATATATGCGAATAGTATATTTTTCATCCTGGTGGATAAAAACTATGAGTCCATGCTTACTAGCATATTTGGAAGCAAAGAAACGGGTTAATCTTTCAGAATGTGCACCCAACTTTCGAAGCTTGGATAATTCAGTTTAAGAGAGATTCTTCTATATATGTGCAGAATGAATGACTGTGTTTGATTGGTTACAACCTAAAAACATTTTTCTTTGTGGCTCTTTTGTaaataactctttttatttataaaatttatactgCTAGCCCGCCAGTCATtcaccttaaaaaaaaagttatgagTCCATGCCATACCGTGCTTCCCCGAATCAACCATGAAAGTCTGAAATGATCACTTATGAACTTTTTCTCCTTGATTTGGAACAAACTTTTTCCTATTTGCTTGGATTCACGCATGGCGATTTGACACACGTTGATCAAATATTCAAAAGCATCAAGTTCTTCGTTGCAACTTGCAGCCACTTAATTAACAAGTGTAGTTATTGGCTAAGCATATCATCTCTTGCTGCGCATGCATTCTTGGTCTCGCCGCCATCGACGTCGTCAACGGTcaacgtcgtcgtcgttgacATCGTCGTGTGcttcgacgacgccgccgcccacggccgcggcggcggcggcgttggcgaaGCGCAGCGTGAGGCGGCCGCCCTCGCGCGTCGCCTGGAGGAGCTCCTTCCCGGGGATCACCACCTCCATCAGCACGAACCTCCCCTCCGCCCTGAACGACCGGAAGCACACGCACGGCTTCCCGCCGCGCCCGATCGACCGTATCGGCGGCGGGaacgtcgtcggcgtcggcgcgggcgtCGGCGTGCCCCGCTTCTCCCTccccgcgccgtcgtcctcctccacgccgtccgTCTCCTCCTCGCCACGGCGGatggcctcgccgtcgccgtcgccgtccttgaCCATGTCGTCGGCGTCCACCGTGCTCTCCGTCCCGAGCCCCTCGGTGCAGAGCAGCAGCGACGACTCGGAGCTCTTGAGGCAGAAGCTGGCGCTCCTCTTGACGGCGACgtccgctgcggcggcggacgacTTCGGGCGGAGCAGCGCGTCCAGCGACGAGTCGTCCTTGCTCTTGTCGTCGGCGACGTCGACCCACGACGCCGCGCgaacaggcggcggcggcggcagaaaccgggcggcggcggcggcggcgacgtccacCGGCTTCTCCTGGAAGTGGAGCTCGCCGAAGATCTCGGTGAAGGAGGCCGGGTCGACGAGCTTCTTGCGGTGGTGCACATGGTTGCACGCCGACAGCGCCTCCAGCAGCGTCGGGTTCTCCGGCACCGGCAGCGGCTTCTCGAACAGCCGCCTcagcgcgccgccgtccgccgccatgcgcgccgccgccaccggccaaGAACCAAAGCTTTGCACCGGCAAAAAAGATATGCCGCAGAAGCTTCAACCAAAGTGCTTAAGTAGATGTGTCACTGCGTTTACCTCAAAAAGGCGTCAGTCAATTCAGATGAGGCGTCAGAGATGGAcaatttggagaaaaaaatgttttgtatttgtatataaaatatgtgTGTGACTGACAAATTTTGGGGCAGGAAGAAATTTGAGTAATTCTCTGATGAATtcagaggaagagagagatatatatatcatatatattgtgagagaaaaagaagaggctGAGAAAGATTCAGGCATATGTATGTGGCTGTGGAATTGGAATATTTTCTCACAAGTGGAGAGCAACTACTTGAGGAGACCTGTCATTTTGCCTGCaaatgctactactactactactcgatTCTGTACTTCTGTATGACTGCCACTGCAACAGCAAGCTGCAAGCACAAGTGTTGGTGTTCAGAATTCAGGATCTTATATAATATAAGTACTTTTTGGCTTGcttgatcagaattcagaagctaCTAGCAGGTTAAAGGTGTGCAATAATGCAGCTAGAGGAGGCATCTCTGAGCCCCATGAAATCTGTTATCTGTACTTGACACGTCAGTTGCTTCACTGTTCTGATTCTGGAACAGGAGTTGACCTGTCCTCATGTTTGCCATGATCTTGCTGTGACTTGCTTGCATGATCCAGATGCTTTTATGTCTCTATGAAGTAAGAAGCTAGATCAATTTTCTGAGTTCTCTCTGTCTCGAGATAGGGCACATATTCTTCCTCTTAATGTCAGTTCCTTGGAGGTATTTTCCTCCCTTTTTCACACTCAGTTTACTTGGTCGCATGTATTTTGGATGTAGAGGCTAATATTTGTATTATATGAAAAAATTGCTTCAGTTACCACTTCTGTGTGCGACTGAGATATGATTGTAGACCATGATGTAGTGGAAATATCTAGTGAAAACCATCAAACCCGTGAAAAAGGTCCGGTTTTCACGTATTTTCACTTATTCGATGGTTTTCACCGGATATTCCCCTGTGATGTAAACTCTGATAAGATCACTAGAACAGAATTCCATTCGTTCTGTCAAAAAACAATTCCAATTTCACGTGGTGCAAGAACTGATCTGATAATGGCGCGATGATTTTCCCCAACCAGTAGTGTTCTTGTCACTGAGAATCACACCACTGTGAAGTGATCTTGAAGATGGAATGTGTAGCTGCTTTCAAAACTGACAGGGAATAAAGGATGTGACTGTCACAACAATGGAGTGCAATTCATCCCATTTACAGCTGAACAGGCAGA is part of the Oryza glaberrima chromosome 12, OglaRS2, whole genome shotgun sequence genome and harbors:
- the LOC127757729 gene encoding protein FAF-like, chloroplastic, which codes for MAADGGALRRLFEKPLPVPENPTLLEALSACNHVHHRKKLVDPASFTEIFGELHFQEKPVDVAAAAAARFLPPPPPVRAASWVDVADDKSKDDSSLDALLRPKSSAAAADVAVKRSASFCLKSSESSLLLCTEGLGTESTVDADDMVKDGDGDGEAIRRGEEETDGVEEDDGAGREKRGTPTPAPTPTTFPPPIRSIGRGGKPCVCFRSFRAEGRFVLMEVVIPGKELLQATREGGRLTLRFANAAAAAAVGGGVVEAHDDVNDDDVDR